One part of the Ochotona princeps isolate mOchPri1 chromosome 3, mOchPri1.hap1, whole genome shotgun sequence genome encodes these proteins:
- the LOC101532254 gene encoding 5-hydroxytryptamine receptor 3C: protein MGGEQPDGRRFLLCLVVSLLLQGRANAFTMNCSGFERHGVDPAIFQAVFDRKAFRPVTNQSYPTHVNISFTLSAILQVDPQLQLMTSFLWIDLTWNNPFISWDPEECIGIKELSVSAEQMWLPDIFILESMNVSLTPSGFTTFVTSEGQIKYSMPMRVTSICNLDIFYFPFDQQNCTLTFCSFLYTVDSMLLGMDKEVWEITNLSRKVIWTRGEWELLSINKATPKLFVGKNLYDQIMFYVAIRRRPTLYVINLLVPSGLLVAIDAFSFYLPAESQNRAPFKITLLLGYNVFLLMMNDLLPATGTPLISVYFALCLSLMVVSLLETVFITYLLHLATTQPPPMPWWLHSLMLRYTRKSCPATAPQDNNKSLGHSTTHLPGLKEPVELVAKGPGLVVAEVHGCPKQPRCRQEHETPQQQQLVELWVQFSHLMDTLLFRLYLLFMACSIITIIILWST, encoded by the exons ATGGGTGGAGAACAACCAGATGGCAGGAGATTCCTCCTTTGCCTCGTTGTCAGCCTTCTGCTTCAAG GAAGAGCCAACGCTTTCACCATGAATTGCTCAGGCTTTGAGCGGCATGGGGTGGATCCGGCCATCTTCCAAGCAGTGTTTGACAGAAAGGCCTTCCGTCCAGTCACCAACCAGAGCTACCCTACTCACGTCAACATCTCCTTCACCCTGTCTGCCATCCTCCAAGTG GATCCACAGCTTCAGCTGATGACTTCATTCCTGTGGATAGATCTG ACATGGAACAATCCTTTCATCAGCTGGGACCCAGAAGAATGTATCGGTATCAAAGAACTCTCTGTGTCAGCTGAACAGATGTGGCTCCCAGACATCTTCATCTTGGAATC GATGAACGTGAGTCTGACACCTTCAGGCTTCACCACCTTTGTCACCAGTGAAGGGCAAATCAAGTACAGCATGCCCATGCGGGTGACCAGCATCTGCAACCTGGACATCTTCTACTTCCCTTTTGACCAACAGAACTGCACCCTCACCTTCTGTTCTTTCCTCTACACAG tggacagcatgctcctGGGCATGGACAAAGAGGTGTGGGAGATCACCAACTTGTCTCGCAAAGTCATCTGGACCCGGGGAGAGTGGGAGCTCCTGAGCATCAACAAAGCCACTCCAAAACTGTTCGTTGGCAAAAACCTCTACGACCAGATCATGTTCTAT GTGGCCATCAGGCGCAGGCCCACCCTCTATGTCATAAACCTCCTGGTGCCCAGTGGCCTTCTAGTGGCCATCGACGCCTTCAGCTTCTACCTGCCAGCCGAAAGCCAGAACCGCGCTCCCTTCAAGATTACCCTCCTGCTAGGCTACAATGTCTTCCTGCTCATGATGAATGACCTCCTCCCTGCCACCGGCACCCCCCTCATCA GTGTCTACTTTGCCCTCTGCCTGTCCCTGATGGTGGTCAGCCTGCTAGAGACCGTCTTCATCACCTACCTGCTGCACCTAGCCACCACCCAGCCCCCACCCATGCCCTGGTGGCTCCACTCCCTGATGCTGCGCTACACCAGGAAATCCTGCCCCGCCACCGCACCCCAGGACAACAATAAGAGCCTGGGTCACAGCACCACCCACCTGCCAG GCCTGAAGGAGCCAGTAGAGCTAGTGGCAAAGGGACCGGGTCTCGTGGTGGCAGAGGTGCACGGCTGCCCCAAGCAGCCCAGGTGCCGGCAGGAGCACGAaaccccacagcagcagcagctggtggaGCTGTGGGTACAGTTCAGCCACCTGATGGACACACTGCTCTTCCGCCTCTACCTGCTCTTCATGGCCTGctccatcatcaccatcatcatcctcTGGAGCACCTAG